The following proteins are encoded in a genomic region of Gimesia algae:
- a CDS encoding phosphate ABC transporter substrate-binding protein: MKSLLLFVTVVVLSVTDSFSAEGPQPASEQPLLQRDIVGLWLMGQSLCEGAESLPVVTHSDGDWGNYMFQRGVRTWSYRKYCDKPHERPAEQFSLVPLKATVNGGLGETIANGLADHLKSSLTASQQDLKGRQKKTPHFLVTYAGQGGRMIDELSSVDQSTDPRTPQPRQHGGGYYQTSLDDARRAQAQAAARGETFGIAALIWMQGEGNAGPTGGINPSRWDKEIPRPAGLHWYRDRLVDYRKQWSHDLQLITGQIDEIPLFTYQTLSTAGEAQLLAADKDPHITLVGPHYMVASAMNSRYAGRYGDPIHMSADGERWFGEQVAKVIHRVLKLGETWQPLRPLKAWVAPDRASVLVEFHVPRPPLVLDETFLPREQLVRGEGYHSLYGFQVRNSARAVSAIKAIEFESPSRLRIQLVSPLTTGTHFTLSYGLPYAGQVGKISQIRTGPVIEGQSTTELILNQQFDPQLKPLLAEGAFFVSNMLAGDAYAQAPIRHVAESEGKTILRFENRERRKNKNFETGQILTAYRGFSFGNLRDSDPETAIYQFADPGYGTRAGEPYPLWNWCVLFKQFPISDQRD; the protein is encoded by the coding sequence ATGAAGTCACTTTTACTTTTCGTCACCGTTGTGGTTTTATCGGTTACCGACTCTTTTTCCGCAGAGGGACCGCAGCCCGCTTCGGAGCAGCCGCTCCTTCAGCGCGACATTGTGGGCCTCTGGTTAATGGGGCAATCGTTATGTGAAGGTGCCGAGTCGCTGCCTGTTGTCACGCACTCCGATGGTGACTGGGGAAACTATATGTTCCAGCGTGGCGTCCGCACCTGGTCGTATCGGAAATATTGTGACAAGCCACACGAGCGACCTGCCGAACAGTTCTCCCTGGTGCCACTCAAAGCTACAGTCAACGGCGGACTGGGGGAGACCATCGCCAACGGTCTGGCCGACCATTTGAAGTCCAGTCTCACCGCTTCTCAGCAGGACCTGAAAGGGAGGCAGAAAAAGACGCCTCATTTTTTAGTGACTTATGCAGGTCAGGGGGGACGGATGATTGATGAACTTTCCAGTGTAGATCAATCGACTGATCCTCGTACGCCGCAACCCAGGCAGCATGGGGGCGGCTATTATCAAACGAGTCTGGATGATGCCCGTCGCGCCCAAGCACAAGCGGCAGCCAGGGGTGAAACGTTTGGAATCGCGGCATTAATCTGGATGCAGGGGGAAGGCAATGCCGGGCCGACAGGCGGGATTAATCCCAGTCGCTGGGACAAGGAAATTCCTCGTCCCGCAGGACTGCACTGGTATCGGGATCGGCTCGTTGACTACCGCAAGCAATGGTCGCATGACTTGCAGTTAATTACCGGGCAAATCGATGAAATTCCGCTGTTTACCTATCAGACATTGAGCACCGCCGGTGAGGCTCAACTGCTGGCTGCGGATAAGGACCCGCACATTACGCTGGTCGGCCCGCATTACATGGTGGCGAGTGCTATGAACAGTCGCTATGCCGGCCGATATGGTGACCCGATCCATATGTCAGCCGATGGCGAACGCTGGTTTGGCGAACAGGTGGCCAAGGTAATCCATCGTGTTCTCAAGCTGGGAGAAACATGGCAGCCATTACGTCCCTTGAAAGCCTGGGTTGCGCCGGATCGTGCCAGTGTGCTGGTCGAGTTTCATGTGCCACGACCACCGCTGGTATTAGATGAAACATTTCTCCCGCGAGAACAGTTAGTCAGAGGCGAAGGATACCACTCCCTCTATGGATTCCAGGTTCGCAACAGTGCCCGTGCTGTCTCAGCGATCAAGGCCATTGAATTCGAATCGCCTTCCCGCCTGCGAATACAACTGGTCTCTCCGCTCACAACAGGTACACATTTTACGCTCAGCTATGGACTGCCTTACGCGGGGCAAGTTGGAAAAATTTCTCAGATCAGAACGGGACCTGTCATCGAAGGTCAGTCCACAACCGAACTGATCCTCAATCAACAATTCGATCCTCAACTCAAACCGCTACTGGCTGAAGGTGCCTTCTTCGTGTCCAACATGCTGGCCGGCGATGCTTACGCACAGGCACCCATTCGACACGTGGCTGAAAGTGAGGGAAAAACGATACTCCGCTTTGAGAATCGGGAGCGTCGCAAGAATAAAAATTTCGAGACCGGGCAGATACTCACAGCATACCGAGGTTTCTCGTTTGGAAATCTGCGAGATTCTGATCCCGAAACAGCCATTTATCAATTTGCCGACCCGGGTTATGGCACGCGTGCAGGGGAACCGTATCCGCTCTGGAACTGGTGCGTTCTGTTTAAGCAGTTCCCCATTTCAGATCAGAGGGATTAA
- a CDS encoding host attachment family protein: MTDKVSIPDGAYILVADGTGGRLFSASAADDRLALTAVDVLEPDYEKHEGPSGSRPPEQTYDQTQEATFAKHAAEALNSMAYAGKFSDLVVIADPQTMGQMREVFNKAVTDRITCELPKTLVNLSKQELEQHLSNG; encoded by the coding sequence ATGACGGATAAAGTATCAATACCCGATGGAGCCTATATCCTGGTGGCTGATGGCACAGGCGGTCGATTGTTTTCGGCATCTGCTGCAGATGATCGTTTAGCTTTGACAGCCGTTGATGTTCTTGAACCGGATTATGAAAAGCACGAGGGGCCTTCAGGTTCGCGTCCGCCGGAACAGACATACGATCAGACGCAGGAAGCGACGTTCGCGAAACACGCCGCCGAAGCATTGAATTCAATGGCCTACGCCGGGAAGTTCAGCGATCTCGTTGTCATTGCAGATCCGCAAACCATGGGACAGATGCGAGAAGTCTTCAACAAGGCAGTCACAGATCGTATTACCTGCGAACTGCCGAAGACTCTCGTCAACTTATCAAAGCAGGAGTTGGAACAGCATTTGTCTAACGGATAA
- a CDS encoding CsbD family protein, with product MATKVELSGKWKTIAGAVKKKYGQITDNDLKQVEGNLDQLAGLIQKKTGQTQKQIKEFYEECCGSVDSVGGQAAELAGGAGEAVRERYDKATEQARQGYNETIKTVAQKPLASVGIALGVGIVCGLIIGTSIGAQRERELSWYDRWKR from the coding sequence ATGGCAACTAAGGTAGAACTTAGTGGGAAGTGGAAAACGATCGCCGGTGCGGTTAAGAAAAAGTATGGTCAGATCACAGACAACGACCTCAAACAGGTCGAAGGCAATTTGGACCAGCTTGCTGGTTTGATTCAGAAAAAAACTGGCCAGACGCAAAAGCAGATCAAAGAATTCTACGAAGAGTGTTGCGGCTCCGTAGATTCGGTCGGTGGTCAGGCCGCAGAACTGGCTGGCGGAGCCGGTGAAGCAGTTCGAGAACGCTACGATAAGGCCACCGAACAGGCCCGTCAGGGATACAACGAGACGATCAAAACGGTAGCTCAAAAACCACTGGCCTCTGTAGGCATTGCCCTGGGCGTTGGCATTGTCTGCGGTTTGATAATCGGAACCTCGATTGGTGCCCAGCGCGAGCGTGAATTGTCCTGGTATGATCGCTGGAAACGCTAG
- a CDS encoding YciE/YciF ferroxidase family protein: MTKMKTLADAFHDELQDVLSAEKQLTKALPKMVKKASCEKLTKALEDHLEQTREHVERVENAFEETGKAARAKKCDAMAGLIEEAESMMREEADPDVMDALIIALAQKVEHYEIATYGTLCMWAEKLEYTNAKKQLGQNLDDEEKADKNLTKLSKAINTAANA, from the coding sequence ATGACGAAAATGAAAACACTGGCGGATGCATTCCATGACGAACTGCAGGACGTACTGAGTGCTGAAAAGCAGTTGACGAAGGCCCTTCCCAAGATGGTCAAAAAGGCGTCCTGTGAAAAGCTGACCAAGGCTTTGGAAGATCACCTGGAGCAGACCCGGGAACACGTCGAACGTGTTGAGAACGCTTTCGAGGAGACAGGCAAGGCGGCTCGCGCGAAAAAGTGCGACGCCATGGCGGGACTGATCGAAGAAGCCGAATCAATGATGAGGGAAGAAGCCGATCCTGACGTGATGGACGCGCTCATCATCGCACTGGCACAGAAGGTCGAACATTATGAGATCGCAACCTACGGCACACTCTGCATGTGGGCTGAAAAGTTGGAATACACCAATGCGAAAAAGCAACTCGGCCAGAATCTCGACGATGAGGAAAAAGCTGACAAGAATCTGACGAAGCTCAGTAAAGCGATTAATACCGCTGCCAACGCGTAG
- a CDS encoding DUF1801 domain-containing protein, translating to MSKLKTQKNDASVDQFLAGIKDEQQRADCLSLLELMKELTGEPAVMWGKTKVGFGSFHYRGKTSEGDWFHVGFSPRKQDLVLYLHCELEKQAALLEKLGKHQIGKSCLYIKKLEDAHLPTLKKLITKAYKSPAIAGATIE from the coding sequence ATGTCAAAGTTGAAAACGCAAAAGAACGATGCCAGCGTTGACCAGTTTCTTGCCGGGATTAAAGACGAACAGCAACGCGCCGACTGCCTGAGCCTGCTTGAGTTGATGAAGGAACTGACGGGAGAGCCGGCCGTCATGTGGGGAAAGACCAAGGTCGGCTTTGGCAGTTTTCACTACCGGGGGAAAACGTCAGAGGGAGACTGGTTCCATGTCGGTTTCTCTCCCCGCAAACAGGACCTGGTCCTCTACCTGCACTGCGAACTGGAGAAGCAGGCCGCGTTGCTGGAAAAACTGGGAAAGCACCAGATCGGCAAGTCCTGTCTCTACATCAAAAAGCTGGAAGACGCCCACCTGCCCACGCTCAAGAAGCTGATCACGAAGGCTTATAAATCCCCGGCGATTGCGGGCGCCACCATCGAATAG
- a CDS encoding prepilin peptidase, whose amino-acid sequence MTPFGINPYFLLVLLFLLGACLGRIVNICIEEIPREERVGPAWRRVGRRLRHLWSRYHIPIIGVYLTRAPHSAFPYRRSQREALVELLNGVIFVLLYLAEVPLSAQATLQQSGLFTLYAPDPLAVNSWMTPVMLLNLRYAFHLVLIESLMVATFIDFDLKIIPDGATLPAMFIGVVGSFVFGLLYLVPVWFQEPSVVRLLGIYFPEQYRSAFVVEKVPQWVSLYPHLHGLAVSLVGLIVGGGVVWAVRIIGQWTLRQEAMGFGDVILMAVIGSFLGWQATVTVFVISPLCALAVVAVSIFFKQSREIPFGPYLSLGALLVLLGWPKIWPFIERICHFGPLLPILAIVMLLLLGACLMTTQMVKWMLGIPLHYEEEWVEEWTSADQLTYQSGENVNETQGRWDLTINAHTRAGRGTQHYHQWKNGNR is encoded by the coding sequence ATGACTCCGTTTGGCATCAATCCTTATTTTCTGCTCGTGCTGCTGTTTCTGCTGGGGGCCTGCCTGGGGCGGATTGTCAATATTTGTATTGAAGAAATTCCTCGCGAGGAGCGAGTCGGACCTGCCTGGAGACGCGTCGGCCGGCGCTTGCGTCATCTCTGGTCACGCTATCACATACCCATTATCGGCGTTTATTTAACGCGTGCTCCCCACTCGGCATTCCCCTACCGGCGTTCTCAGCGGGAAGCGCTGGTCGAACTGTTGAACGGCGTGATCTTTGTGCTCCTGTATCTGGCGGAAGTCCCGTTGAGTGCCCAGGCGACATTGCAGCAGAGTGGTCTGTTTACGCTGTATGCCCCCGATCCGCTGGCAGTGAACTCGTGGATGACACCCGTCATGCTGCTCAATCTGCGGTATGCCTTTCATCTGGTCCTCATTGAATCGCTGATGGTCGCGACCTTTATCGACTTCGATCTCAAAATCATTCCCGACGGTGCGACGCTGCCCGCCATGTTCATCGGCGTCGTCGGCTCGTTTGTGTTTGGTCTGCTGTATCTGGTGCCGGTCTGGTTTCAGGAACCCTCGGTCGTGCGTCTGCTGGGCATCTATTTTCCCGAACAGTATCGCAGTGCATTCGTCGTCGAAAAAGTGCCGCAGTGGGTCAGCCTGTATCCGCATCTGCACGGACTGGCCGTCAGCCTGGTTGGACTGATCGTCGGCGGGGGAGTTGTCTGGGCTGTGCGAATTATCGGCCAGTGGACGCTGCGTCAGGAAGCGATGGGCTTCGGCGATGTCATTTTAATGGCGGTGATCGGCAGCTTTCTCGGCTGGCAGGCCACGGTGACCGTGTTTGTCATCTCGCCTCTGTGTGCCCTGGCTGTTGTGGCGGTTTCCATCTTTTTCAAACAGTCGCGCGAAATCCCGTTTGGCCCTTATCTCAGCCTGGGCGCGCTGCTGGTACTGCTGGGCTGGCCGAAGATCTGGCCGTTCATCGAACGCATCTGCCACTTCGGTCCACTGCTCCCGATCCTGGCAATCGTGATGCTGCTGCTTTTGGGAGCCTGCCTGATGACGACACAAATGGTCAAATGGATGCTGGGCATCCCCCTGCATTATGAGGAAGAATGGGTCGAAGAATGGACGTCCGCCGATCAGCTCACCTATCAGTCGGGCGAAAACGTCAACGAAACCCAGGGCCGCTGGGATCTGACCATAAACGCACACACCCGTGCCGGGCGGGGAACGCAGCACTATCATCAATGGAAAAACGGTAACAGATGA
- a CDS encoding shikimate kinase, which produces MTVITLIGYRGSGKSSVAAPLAARQAADWIDADDEIERRAGKSITEIFAEEGEPHFRQLERAVMQDLLSRESLIIAAGGGAILNAETRADMRTAGPVVWLNASVEKLEQRINQDATTGSRRPALTTRASQREEIQHLLEQREPLYHEAATIVIQTDDKSVAQIVDEIISALDSPS; this is translated from the coding sequence ATGACGGTAATCACATTGATCGGCTATCGGGGCAGCGGCAAAAGCAGTGTCGCCGCCCCCCTGGCCGCCAGGCAGGCTGCAGACTGGATCGACGCCGACGACGAAATTGAACGCCGCGCGGGAAAATCGATCACTGAGATCTTTGCCGAGGAGGGAGAACCTCACTTTCGCCAACTGGAACGGGCCGTCATGCAGGATCTGCTTTCCCGGGAGTCACTCATCATCGCTGCGGGCGGCGGGGCAATTCTGAATGCAGAGACCCGCGCCGACATGCGAACCGCCGGCCCGGTAGTCTGGCTCAACGCCAGTGTGGAAAAACTGGAACAGCGGATCAATCAGGATGCCACCACAGGCAGCCGCCGTCCGGCATTGACGACGCGTGCTTCCCAGCGCGAAGAGATACAACATCTGCTCGAACAGCGCGAACCCCTGTATCACGAAGCTGCCACGATTGTGATTCAGACCGATGACAAATCCGTAGCACAAATCGTCGATGAAATCATTTCCGCTCTGGATTCTCCCTCGTAA
- the aroE gene encoding shikimate dehydrogenase produces the protein MICVSIGRTRHKMVMMEHRSLAEKGAELVELRLDWIARAPDVSRLIKDRPTPVVVTCRRPEDKGRWNKTEDQRQALLRTAIVSEVEYVDIEDDIAGSIPRYGKTKRIISHHNFDETPDDIEEIHAAMCKKDPDIVKLVTMANSPGDSVRMLQLVANAKVPTIGFCMGEYGVISRILCGKYGSPFTYATFSRERELAPGQLSYSEMSRIYRYDEIGPETPVYGVIGDPIAHSLSPLIHNIAFKHDKLDAVYLPFRIPKDRLKETLKEFEWLNVQGYSVTIPHKAGALELADKADDASKKMGVANTLFKDEKNAWQARNTDYDAALDSIRLGLDPQGKATADPINGKQVLLLGAGGVSRAIGAGIVGAGGALTISNRSRLRGEKLAKDLGCNHSTWENRGSGRYDILINGTAVGMYPNVNDTPFAQNFMQEEMLVFDTVYNPENTLLLKQARERGCKTVSGIEMFVRQAAAQYKMFTGKEAPLEVMRNTLRKGISAVGKL, from the coding sequence ATGATTTGTGTCAGCATCGGTCGAACCCGACACAAAATGGTGATGATGGAACACCGCTCCCTCGCAGAAAAAGGGGCGGAACTGGTAGAACTGCGGCTGGACTGGATCGCCCGCGCTCCCGATGTGAGCCGCCTGATCAAAGACAGACCGACGCCGGTGGTCGTCACCTGCCGTCGCCCCGAAGACAAAGGCCGCTGGAACAAAACGGAAGATCAGCGGCAGGCGCTGCTGCGCACCGCGATTGTCTCCGAAGTCGAATATGTTGACATTGAAGACGACATCGCCGGCTCTATCCCCCGTTACGGCAAAACCAAACGTATCATCAGTCATCACAATTTCGATGAAACCCCCGACGACATCGAAGAGATCCACGCCGCGATGTGTAAAAAGGATCCGGACATCGTCAAGCTGGTCACCATGGCCAATTCGCCCGGCGATTCGGTGCGGATGCTGCAACTGGTCGCGAATGCGAAGGTGCCCACCATCGGTTTCTGCATGGGCGAGTATGGCGTGATCAGCCGTATTCTCTGCGGGAAGTATGGTTCTCCCTTCACGTATGCCACCTTCAGCCGCGAACGCGAACTGGCACCCGGGCAACTGTCTTACTCGGAAATGTCGCGAATATACCGCTACGATGAAATCGGTCCCGAGACCCCCGTGTACGGCGTCATCGGCGATCCAATCGCGCACAGCCTGAGTCCGCTGATTCATAACATCGCCTTTAAGCACGACAAACTCGATGCAGTTTACCTGCCGTTCCGCATTCCCAAAGACCGACTCAAAGAGACACTCAAAGAATTCGAATGGCTCAACGTGCAGGGCTACAGCGTGACGATTCCCCACAAAGCCGGGGCGCTGGAACTGGCCGACAAAGCTGACGACGCTTCGAAAAAAATGGGAGTCGCCAACACGCTGTTCAAAGATGAGAAAAACGCCTGGCAGGCCCGTAATACCGACTACGATGCGGCCCTCGACAGCATTCGCCTCGGACTCGACCCCCAGGGGAAAGCCACTGCCGACCCGATCAACGGCAAACAGGTGCTGCTGTTAGGCGCCGGCGGTGTCTCGCGGGCCATTGGTGCAGGCATCGTGGGGGCCGGAGGTGCTTTAACGATCTCCAACCGGAGTCGACTACGTGGAGAAAAACTGGCAAAAGATCTGGGCTGTAATCATTCCACCTGGGAAAACCGGGGCAGCGGTCGTTATGACATTCTCATCAACGGCACCGCGGTAGGCATGTATCCCAATGTGAACGACACCCCTTTCGCGCAGAACTTCATGCAGGAAGAAATGCTGGTTTTCGACACCGTTTACAATCCGGAAAACACGCTGCTCCTCAAACAGGCCCGGGAGCGGGGTTGCAAAACGGTTTCGGGAATAGAAATGTTCGTTCGCCAGGCAGCCGCCCAGTACAAAATGTTTACCGGCAAAGAAGCCCCGCTGGAAGTCATGCGGAACACCCTGCGAAAAGGGATTTCCGCCGTCGGAAAACTATAA
- a CDS encoding cupin domain-containing protein produces the protein MSQVGEEVLHGEGYDCFAAGPLESWTRFRLSPPETPMAARGKYFLRKYLNSDGLEMSVNALPAGGEMPFVHCHKENDEIYFVIQGRGQFQAGTEVFDVSEGFFIRLSPEVPRVWRNNSEEPLYYLVIQYRADSCVTGTIQDGQILNDYPIAWKADPEHDVPHGS, from the coding sequence ATGAGTCAAGTGGGTGAAGAAGTACTGCACGGCGAGGGATACGACTGTTTTGCAGCGGGGCCACTGGAGAGCTGGACGCGGTTTCGGCTGTCGCCTCCCGAAACGCCGATGGCGGCGCGGGGAAAATATTTTCTGCGGAAGTATCTGAATTCGGACGGGCTGGAGATGTCTGTTAATGCATTGCCCGCGGGCGGCGAGATGCCGTTCGTACATTGCCATAAGGAGAACGACGAGATTTATTTCGTCATTCAGGGGCGGGGACAGTTCCAGGCGGGCACGGAAGTGTTCGACGTGTCGGAGGGATTCTTTATCCGACTTTCGCCGGAAGTGCCCCGGGTCTGGCGAAACAACTCGGAAGAACCGTTATACTATCTGGTAATCCAGTACCGTGCCGACAGTTGTGTGACCGGCACGATACAGGATGGCCAAATCCTGAACGATTACCCGATTGCCTGGAAAGCAGACCCCGAACATGACGTCCCCCACGGATCGTAA
- a CDS encoding TetR/AcrR family transcriptional regulator codes for MTSPTDRKTRSRKNILNAALRMFKRQGYVGSGVDGIMEEAGMTSGAFYGHFDSKTDVLGAALVQSFIEDQAAMNGALSESETPEQLIEIMRRYLSSKHCEHVEEGCSIPPLLSDLGRADEETKAQFEEVIQWMVTQFEERSHNEFTRQQILSTLALCFGGLSLARAVKSPALARQILSACRKNLPIQKEK; via the coding sequence ATGACGTCCCCCACGGATCGTAAAACCCGTTCCCGCAAAAACATTCTGAACGCCGCGCTCAGGATGTTTAAGCGCCAGGGGTATGTCGGGAGTGGAGTGGACGGCATTATGGAAGAAGCCGGGATGACCTCGGGTGCGTTTTACGGTCACTTCGATTCGAAAACGGATGTGCTGGGCGCAGCGCTGGTGCAGTCATTCATTGAAGATCAGGCAGCGATGAACGGGGCGCTCAGTGAATCGGAAACGCCGGAGCAACTGATCGAGATCATGCGACGGTACCTGTCGAGCAAACATTGCGAGCATGTGGAGGAGGGCTGTTCGATCCCTCCTCTGCTGTCCGACCTGGGCCGGGCCGATGAAGAAACGAAAGCGCAGTTTGAAGAAGTGATCCAGTGGATGGTCACGCAGTTCGAAGAACGATCCCACAACGAATTCACCCGACAGCAAATACTCTCGACTCTGGCGCTCTGTTTTGGAGGCCTGTCACTGGCACGGGCCGTCAAGTCCCCTGCCCTGGCCCGGCAGATCCTGTCCGCGTGCCGCAAGAATCTGCCGATTCAGAAGGAAAAGTGA
- a CDS encoding prenyltransferase/squalene oxidase repeat-containing protein gives MFAFSSLLLTLSIGALPDAQPTTVQIRETVQRSIPFIEEKGLWWIEEKKCVTCHRVGNMVWSLQAAKQSGFTVSDRLAEWRQWSIDKSLAENDKGKITGLGNKEGVAQLLLSMDQAENGAAQKETRNKLAAILLEDQQPDGAWKAGGQLPFQKRPAAETNAVSTMWLTLALLAEGKNEASAPVMTNALKFIQTSSPGKSVEWYALRLLLAVQTGETEVRDQLVKQLRSQQHADGGWGWMVTDDSDALGTGLALYALVSAGVDRQDPVIKGAQQFLVSTQRDDGSWPVHGTKEKKKASVQETAVYWGTTWAVIGLVESLPR, from the coding sequence ATGTTTGCATTCAGCTCGCTGCTACTGACACTTTCCATCGGTGCCCTGCCCGACGCACAGCCGACTACCGTTCAGATTCGCGAAACGGTGCAACGCAGTATTCCCTTTATCGAAGAAAAAGGACTGTGGTGGATTGAAGAAAAGAAATGCGTGACCTGCCATCGTGTGGGCAATATGGTCTGGAGCCTGCAGGCCGCGAAACAGAGTGGCTTTACCGTCAGTGATCGCCTGGCGGAATGGAGACAGTGGTCGATTGATAAGTCGCTTGCGGAAAACGACAAAGGGAAGATCACCGGCCTGGGTAATAAAGAAGGGGTGGCGCAGCTTTTATTGAGCATGGACCAAGCTGAAAATGGAGCGGCACAGAAAGAAACCCGCAATAAACTGGCGGCGATTCTACTGGAAGATCAGCAGCCCGACGGCGCCTGGAAGGCGGGAGGCCAACTCCCGTTTCAGAAACGACCCGCGGCGGAAACGAACGCTGTTTCCACCATGTGGCTAACGCTGGCATTGCTGGCTGAGGGAAAGAACGAAGCCAGTGCTCCTGTGATGACCAATGCTCTGAAATTCATCCAGACGAGTTCGCCGGGTAAAAGTGTCGAATGGTATGCCCTACGCTTATTACTGGCCGTCCAGACGGGAGAGACCGAAGTGCGGGACCAGTTGGTGAAGCAGCTCCGCAGCCAGCAACATGCGGACGGCGGCTGGGGCTGGATGGTTACCGACGACAGCGATGCGCTGGGAACGGGTCTGGCTTTGTATGCACTGGTTTCTGCAGGCGTCGATCGACAGGACCCTGTGATCAAAGGGGCGCAACAGTTTCTGGTGAGCACGCAACGCGACGATGGTTCGTGGCCGGTGCACGGGACCAAAGAAAAGAAAAAAGCGAGCGTGCAGGAGACCGCCGTCTATTGGGGGACGACCTGGGCGGTCATCGGGCTGGTGGAGAGTTTGCCGCGGTAA
- a CDS encoding Imm26 family immunity protein → MPKYVNNYSNGTVFCVPLKNGKYARGVVARSDEELGIFGYFFGPCLDSIPATLDESQLCIEETVLAGIFSGMGLCIGEWKQLGNIKSFQRKDWPMPMLINTEDESDRVELVEYDEDTLAEKLISVSTRGEVDIDAYPEDGVMGYKYVEDILTMKLDPSFQSQNG, encoded by the coding sequence ATGCCAAAATACGTCAACAATTACAGTAACGGTACCGTATTTTGTGTTCCGCTCAAAAATGGAAAGTATGCTCGAGGTGTCGTTGCGCGATCTGATGAAGAGTTGGGGATCTTTGGATATTTTTTCGGTCCCTGTCTGGATTCAATTCCCGCTACCCTTGATGAAAGCCAACTTTGCATTGAGGAGACTGTTCTTGCTGGCATTTTCAGTGGTATGGGGCTGTGCATCGGAGAATGGAAACAACTGGGCAACATAAAGTCGTTTCAACGTAAGGACTGGCCGATGCCGATGTTGATTAACACAGAGGATGAGAGTGACCGGGTAGAACTGGTTGAATACGATGAAGATACACTTGCGGAGAAGTTGATCAGTGTCTCAACTCGCGGTGAGGTTGACATCGACGCCTATCCGGAAGATGGGGTCATGGGGTATAAATACGTTGAAGACATCCTGACCATGAAACTGGATCCTTCCTTTCAGAGTCAAAACGGGTAA